The genomic interval GGTGGTGACCTGCTGGTAGGTAGGGCGTAGAGAGTGCGGTGGTGACCTGCTGGTAGGTAGGGCGTAGAGAGTGCGGTGTTGGCCTGCTGGTAGGTAGGGCGTAGAGAGTGCGGTGGTGACCTGCTGGTAGGTCGGGCGTAGAGTGTGGTGGTGACCTGCTGGTAGGTAGGGCGTAGAGAGTGCGGTGGTGACCTGCTGGTAGGTAGGGCGTAGAGAGTGTGGTGTTGGCCTGCTGGTAGGTAGGGCGTAGAGTGCAGTGGTGACCTGCTGGTAGGTCGGGCGTAGAGAGTGCGGTGGTGACCTGCTGGTAGGTAGGGCGTAGAGAGTGCGGCGGTCGCCTGCTGGTAGGTAGGGCGTAGAGAGTGCGGTGGTGACCTGCTGGTAGGTAGGGCGTAGAGAGTGCGGTGGTGACCTGCTGGTAGGTAGGGCGTAGAGAGTGCGGTGGTGACCTGCTGGTAGGTAGGGCGTAGAGAGTGCGATGTTGGTCTGCTGGTAGGTAGGGCGTAGAGAGTAGGAAGTGGGCCTTGGGACTGGGCCAGGGACTGGCTGGTGCAGGTGGTGTCCCAGGGCAatcagaggggtatactacaaagcaggatcaatgagttagccagctaacttgctgAAATATTTTGAAAAAACTTTCTATGTTTTAAAAAGATAACCTTGAAATAGGAATGGTCTAATTGACCCAACAACCAAAAACACGTATCCAAATGTAGCTTTCTTGTTGAACTAGAAAATCAATAGTTATTTGTAGATGTTTATCAGAGTTAGCTGCCTAATTCATTAATCCTGCTTTGTAGGATACCCCTCTGGAGCATTTGCCAGGAGGAGGAAATTAGGTTCCGTTGTGATTAAAGGGAAGGTTTCTATGGCAATGAAGCGAGCCATTCGCACAGAGAATTTAGTTGGGAGTGGAGGGGGCTCAGTAAGAGTTGGATTTCAAAGCAAACAACcgcctccatctcatctctcttgCCCTCCCTTTTTTTTCATAGCTCCTCTTTTAACTTTGATAATCTGTTTTCATAGTCACACAGTGGAGCTTCAGAGTGGATTATTTTGTGCAAACCAAGTCATAAATGCTAATTGTGTAACAGTCTCTCTTCCTTACAAAGTGCTGTCCAATCTctccatatggaatcatgcacaTGCAACCACACTTACTCCAGTGATAgatatacagtagcagtcaaaagtttggacacagctactcattcaggggtttttctttatttgtactattttctacattgtagaataatagtgaatacatcaaaactatgaaataacacatatggaatcatgtagtaaccaaaaaagtgttaaaccaaaatatattttatatttgagattcttcaaagcagccaccctttgccttgacgacagctttgcacactcttggcattctctcaaccagcttcatgaggtagtcatctggaatgcatttcaattaacaggtgtgccttgttaaaagttaacatgtggaatttctttccttcttaatgtgtttaagccaatcaattgtgttgtaaGGTGGTATACATAAGATATCCCTATGTGGTAAAAGACTAAGTGCATATTATGGCAaaagcagctcaaataagcaaggagaaatgacagtccatcattactttaagacatgaaggtcagtcaatgcagaacatttcaagaactttgaatgtttcttcaagtccagtcgcaaaaaccatcaagctctatgatgaaactggctcacatGAGGATCAACACAGAAAAGGTAgacacagttacctctgctgcagaggatatgttcattagagttaccagcctcagttttcaacccaaataaatgtttcatagagttcagacacatctcaacatcaactgtttagaggaatcaggccttcatggtcgaattgctgcacagaaaccaataataagaagagacttgcttggatcaagaaacacgagcaatgaatattagaccggtggaaatctgtcctttggtctgatgagtccaaatttgagatttatggtttcaaccgccatgtctttgtgagatgcagagtaggtgaacggatgatctccgcatgtgtggttctgaccgtgaagcatggaggaggtgtgatggtgctttgctggagacactgtttgtgatttatttagaattcaaggcatacttaaccagcatggctaccacagcattctgtagcgatacgccattccatctggtttgctcttagtgggactatcatttgtttttcaacagaacaatgacccaaaacacacccccaggctgtgtaagggctatttgaccaaggagagtgaaggaaaagcagccaacaagtgctcagcatatgtgggaactccttcaagactgctggaaaagcattcctcatgaatctggttgagagaatgccaagagtgtgcaaagctgtcaatcaaggcaaagggtggctactttgaagaatctatattttgatttgtttaacacttttttgttatttcatagttttgatgtcttcactattattctacaatgtagaaaatagtacaaataaagaaaaaccctgaatgagtaggtgtgtctacagtttgactggtactgtatacatcaGATCTGTCTCTATGTAAACCTTCTGTACATTGacttaacatgtctcctccccgtTCACTTATACAAGGATGTCCCTAAAAGTAGAAAGATGCatataacatgctgaccacactgttcgtgttgcaaaataaatgtagttaCATGTTAAttaattattgcacccacactgctcgcgagaGTCtgtgtagccaggcgctaaaatagaactcggTTCTATTTGTGAGGCTTGACGTGCTGCATGTCCCACCTGTCTcatttcctcattggtttttaggaacatgtacccacatgggtgattgaaagatgaactgaggtccacactccagtccagttggtagtggtaatgcaccttaaagttggttgccaaccgccatataaagtccaaagaaaaaGAAGAGCCTGAAAGAGGAGAGATTACTAAAAACTaactcggtttacccttttacctgtggattaattgtcgtagtagaggaccttgtgcatttcagttaAAATAATAagccaatgtttatatcccaggacaaattagctagcaacagcaagctagctagctaaattgccatgaatgtctaatgcttttcaacctgtccccaaattaatatagttggttcagagttcgttatgatatttcaacctgcttgtcctgatcgcatctggtgtgggtgaacaaaatcaGCATGCGTGCGATGGCGGACGCATGCaagcggtctggtcagcatggaGCGgcatggtagcctagtggttagagcgttggactagtaaccgaaaggttgcaagttccaatccccgagctgacaaggtacaaatctgtcgttctgcccctgaacaaggcagttaacccacttttcccaggccgtcattgaaaataagaatttgttcttaactgacttgcctagttaaataaaataaaataaaataaaaaatgtaagtcaTGTGTAATCCATGTGAGACCATTCCATGGAGACCTTTCAAAGCTAGCCTAACTAAAGTAACACTCTTTGTTGACTCTTGATTATGTTGGATAACCTCAGACAAAAAGTTTCTTAAAATAAATCTATTCCTTTCCTAATTGTCCTATTGTATGGAATAAGTGGCTGCAGAGACATGGTGTTTAAATATAAAGATTAAAACAAAGTGTTTGGAATTTTATCTTTGGATCACAGGAAAATGTTATATATAGTTCCTAATCTATTTGAAAAAGGGAGAAAACATATCCTACAAATATTGATGATCAAACTTGTAGATATGAAAATGGTTAAACAAGTTTCAATGATTGGAAAAGCAGTGCCCCCTTGTGTTCAGTTGGAGAACTTCAGCCTCTGAGAGCAGGGCAGCAGGGGATGTATTGAGACCAGACTTGAATAATCAAAGCCAGATGGCATATGACACATCAAAAGACCAGCTGGCTGCCAGACTGAGAGAAGTCTTTATATCTCCTAACCTAATTAGTTCAAGCTAAACAAATCACACTTATATTGTAACAGACCGTAATGATGCAGCATCATATTATTAAAAAGGAGATATAGAAGTACAAGTAATACTATCTACCATATATTAAATCAGAACTAAAATGGTGACATTTGGTCATTTGATCATGGTTGAAATTCAGGTGATAACACTAGAAAACTAAATCTGCTATTCTTCCTAGGATGAGGTCCTTCATCGGGTGGGGGTGGCTAGAAAGGTCACATCTAGATGGGATATAGCTTTTATCAAATTGACATCAAAAGTAGATTTATTTTTTGGCTAATCCTAAtactaacccttatcctaaccgtAACCTAATTCTTCTAACCTGTtacattaattctcctaacctgccacatgaattctcctaacctgctacattcaTTCTCCTAAACTCCTGCATTAATTCTCCTAAACTCCTGCATTAATTCTCCTAAACTCCTGCATTAATTCTCCTAAACTGCTACATTAATTCTCCTAAACTCCTGCATTAATTCTCCTAAACTCCTGCATTAATTCTCCTAAACTGCTACATGAATTATCCTAAACTCCTGCATTAATTCTCCTAAACTGCTGCATGAATTCTCCTAAACGGCTGCGTACATTTTGACCAAGCTGTATCTCTTCTAGACAAAACCATCTGGATATATCTGTCTCCTTGTGTGCCGCTCCTCTCAGGCCTCTAGGGAGCGCGGATGGCTGTTGGACGGAACACTCATCTTTCTCCTTGCTCCTGCGTGACGCACTGATCCCTCCTTTAGCAGGACCTGTGTAAAATGTACATATAACAGGCACATAGGAGAAAGCATTGATGTTGAAAGTACAGTGCATTACGTCATAATGGTTTCAACTTCACTGACAGCCTTATTAGTTACGTAGGTGATcaagatgaagaaaaaattaagaaaatatttcGCAGCAGAAATATCCTATAGTACAAGGATATTTAAAGGAAGTCTGTGTGTTAAGATGTAAGTGAATGTGAATATTTGTCATAGCTCACCCCTTTCATGATTCTCTGGCGTAGTTCTCCCTGGGAGAGAGGCCGCTCTTCCTCATCAGTGAGAGGAGACTCCTCTGTGTCATAGTCATCCCTGAGGAGCACAATCACACACACCAGGTAAGACACAGCCACACAGGTTAAATAAGCTCAAATCATAACACAAAAGTACCAACCCAGTGACAGGAGGCTGTATGATGATATTTTGTCTGGGAACCTCAGGGTTCTGACCTAGTAGAAATCGGGCAAGGTCTTTTGGGTCATACTCCTTATCGAGATcctgtgagaaacagagagagggatacatACATGGTACAGTCTGTGATATGCGTGCACATACAGATGGATAGTagactgatcccagatctgtttgtgccgtcttgccaatagatctgggaccaggctagactgATATGGGCCAATAGGAGTGATTCTGGGTGTGCATGTTAGCTACCCTGGAGTTGAGGAAGGCCTGCATGGTGAGCAGCTGGTTGGTCCTCTGCTCCACCAGACCCAGGTAGGTCATGATGTTGTTCTCCCGGATGCCAGAGGACGAGCCCAGCAAGTCCTCCACCACTGAGCGATCACAGTCCATCTTATGGAACACACTGTTCACTCCTACCCCATCACAAACAGTCAGGCAAACATAGAACATTATGACTTCAGTATAAAGGCCAATTTTTCATTTCATCATACagtgagtataccaaacactcggaacatcttcctaatattgagaacAGCCTCGATTAGTCAGGGGCATGGActgtacaaggtgtcaaaagcattccaccgggatgctggcccatgttgactccacagttgtgtcaagttggcttgatgtcctttgggtggtggaccattcttgatacacacaggaaactgttgagcgtgaaaaaccaagcagcgttgtagttcttgacacaaaccggcgtacctggcacctactaccataccccgttcaaaggcacctaaatattttgcccattcaccctctgaatggcacacatacacaagccatgtctcaattgtctcatgacttaaaaatacttttttttacctttacctgctccccttcatctacactgattgaagtggatttaacaagtgacatcaataagggatcatagctttcacctggtcagtctatgtcatggaaagagcagatgttcttaatgttttgtacactcagtgtaaatctAACATGTCACAGTACATGTGATGTATGAAAGTAAGTATGTTTAgctctgtacgtgtgtgtgtgtgtgtgtgtgtgtgtgtgtgtgtgtgtgtgtgtgtgtgtgtgtttgtgtgagcgagcgagcaagagagagagacaaagagagtgacaggagaaagagacagagagacacacagagaaagagacagagacagagagacagagagacagagagagagagagagagagagaagagagagagacaaagagagagagacaaagagagagacagagagaatgagagagaaagagagagagagaggtttagagTACCTGTCTTTATCTGGTCCAGGATCTTGCTCACAGCGCTGGCCAGGACTTCATTCTCGTGTGCCTGagactctgtgtctctctgttgcTGATCAATGTCTCTCAACAAAGCATGGtgctcctgcttctgctgctGCCCCGTCACATTAAACTGCTCCATCTCCCTCTgggtctgacacacacacgttAGTGATGTGCGGATCAGCTGGTTTTCACCCGCTCCCGCCCGTAATTGCTAATAGCCCATCCGCAACCGcccgactatatgtgataaagtgaaaagcCTTTTTAGATAGGCCTATATACCTGCTTataatttcagacattttggtaggctatttgataTTCAACTTGTCTATAACAAGATACTgtacatcccactgggcacagatgtcaattcaacgtctttCGACGTTGGtccaacgtaatttcattgagatGACgtagaaacaacattgattcaaccagtgtgtgcccagtgggatgcagcttctcttctgtcattatttGTTTCCctggaagactaaataaacccttgctaGCAGGAATAATGTCACAAATCAATAGAATGAATGCTTCTATCTAGTTGACATGGGTAATGTCTgtttttctctttcctctctgcttctctcgcgcagcaaagacgtttagggaccggcactgctatcatcctctccatctcttcacCAAATATTTCCCAAACATTACATAACTTTTCTGTCCCTCCCTGttatttattttcaactctccatttcgcagcttctctcttattgaattcaACTCTGACGttgtcctttttgcctcagtGGATTGATATGAACTTTTTCTGCCCAAGTTCTCGAAAGCATTTGGTGATTGCCGTGTATTTGTGGCGCTACAGTTAGGCCCTGAAGCTTAGGCTACGCACGAACACCAGATCAAAATgatgaaagaaaaacctcaatgtagcctatagatatgaaTTGCACAAGAATGATAAATTAATACATTCTTTATgcattgttttgtctttattcaacccgcccgccacccatccacacaatattttatgaccctaaacccacctgCCCTGCAGATATAACTGCGGTGACTGCAGGTTGAGTCAACCCGCGCATCACTAAAGCAAGTGTGCACACAATCAGAATACATGGAGGACTGAACTGTGCATTCAAGGTAAGCAACCTCATACTGACCTGGTTAATTTGGTCCCTCAAAGCTTCAGCCTCGTTGTTTTGCTCATTCACATAGTTGAAGAGGGCAAAGTTCTGATCCTCGACTACACAGCAATAGAACCACAAGAGGAGCATTAACACATAtcaacagcacacagaggtaaTAACAGACAGAGTTTGCATTGtattaatatgtgtgtgtgaaggtcAGGACTGACCTTGGATGAACCTGGTGACCAGCATGTCCAGGTCTTCCTCTCCTGTGATATTCTGGATCCCGTGGAAGACTTCCTCCAGTGTGTCCACTGACTCCTCCCCAGAGTCCATCCTCCTCTGTTCCTTCAACTCTGACGCtgaaacacacagtcatcatcatactcatcaccctcctcctcctcatcaccatTATCTTCATCATCTGTCGTAACATCTTTTTCATCATTATCCTCACTTTCATTCTAGTATTTTTCTATCACTCTTAAGTCACATATCACTCCCCAAGTCACATGTATGTTATAGCAAACTCCAATATGAAACATCACAAGCATGCGtgcgtcactgtgtgtgtgttctaacgcTCAGTCATACCATGCCTGCGGCCCAGTTCTTGCCCCTCATCCTGGCCACTCCTCTCACTGCACTTGGTGGTCATGAACTCTTTGAGGCGGCGTTCGTGTGCGATCACCCTCTCCAGCTCCTTCATTTCAGCGCTGTACTGAGACAGGTCCTTTACTGCCTTCTCCCTCATCATGATCATCTTAGACTGGGCCTCCAccctggcacagagagacagatggagccATAGATATTTACCATATGAAACATAAGTGCATGTGCAAACCCATAGATAAACGCACACTCACAAACTGGTTGCAACAAATACAGTAGCCTCCACTTGAAATATGTAAGTAAGGATTCTTACACACATTAAGCAGGCCAGACACATTCAACTCTCATATCTCACCTGACATCATATGCAGCAGTGGAGAGGCTGACCATATCTCCGATGTCTTTCCGGATCTCCTGCAGCTCCTAGAACAGGAAGCAGGGTTTAACAGGAGTCATgtgacctctctctgtccctggatTTGATTGGTCTCAGTGTGACCCCTGACCTTGTCCAGTCTGCGATGGAGCTGCTGGAACCGGACCCGCTCCACACGCAGAGTCTCCAGGTCCTCTCTCAGGTGGCTGTTTTTAGTCAGCTGCTCGTTGAAGCGAATGAGGGCCTGCAACAGTAATAGTAGACAGGTCTAAGCGATGTGAAAATAATAACAGTGAACGGATCATTGACAGTGTCTGACAAGATTAGGCAGCAGGCTGTACTACAGTACTGTGTGGTACTGGGTTTAACAGTGCTATCCAATTCTGTGTTGGCCTGAGTGTGACAAGACATGCTACTCACTCtatccagtttgttctccagggTGCGTGACGCCTTCTGAGTTTGTCGGGACTGGGACTTTTGGCTGAGAGTAGCAGTGACCTCGCCTCTCCTCAGCTCTGTCAGCTTTCTCTCCATGCTGGAGATCTGGCCCCAGCACATAGACATGGCATCTTCAGCTCACTAAGAGGGTgaaggttctgtgtgtgtgtggctgtgcgtgtgtgtgaacctCCTGTACCTCCTGCTCCAGCTCTGCCtgactctgcctctccctctccacctcgtCCCCCACCTCGTCCCTCTGTTCCAGCATGGAGCGCAGGGTCTGGGCATCCTCACTGTCCCGCTGCCGCTGGGATAGGctctcagacacacagagactacGCTGTAGCTCCTCCTGTTCCTTCTCAAGCTTCTCTATCTCCTGCCTACATattacacatacacaaacaaaaacagacaCGCTGAGCATACACATTCATACAGTgtatttcacacacagacactgtgaAGGTGATGTGTGGTGTACCGGTGGACTCACCGCTGTCTGCGTATGTGATCTTGAGACTGGATGCTGTAGGCCAGCCGGTCTCCCCCCATGATCCGGAACTGTCTTTGCAGTTTTCCCATCTCTGTTTCCGCTGGAGCACAGTACACCAAATGCAAATGTTGACATTTCTGAGAACAAGTTAGTTGGTGAAATAATTAGCTAACCCTTATGCTGGTCATACAAAACACATACTATACCTATTCCATCAATATCCATGTCACTGCCGTCAGAGTGGACACTGGTGGCTGATCTTCCTCGAGGCATGGTTTAAATTGTACTCTGGGAACAGTAAACAATTAGCTAGACAAATCAGTGGTTGCACTTTGTTTGCGGCACATCTATGTTATCCTAGCTACTTCAAACAATGATAAGGGCATTTTTCTATCCCTCCCGATTGaccatttcacatgtgaaaaggaAGCACAAAGGAACATGCAAaacatttgcagctagctagcgaaCGTTAGATATCTAGTT from Salvelinus alpinus chromosome 2, SLU_Salpinus.1, whole genome shotgun sequence carries:
- the LOC139555771 gene encoding coiled-coil domain-containing protein 63-like; translation: MEQFNVTGQQQKQEHHALLRDIDQQQRDTESQAHENEVLASAVSKILDQIKTGVNSVFHKMDCDRSVVEDLLGSSSGIRENNIMTYLGLVEQRTNQLLTMQAFLNSRDLDKEYDPKDLARFLLGQNPEVPRQNIIIQPPVTGDDYDTEESPLTDEEERPLSQGELRQRIMKGVLLKEGSVRHAGARRKMSVPSNSHPRSLEA